The genome window attaattatcaaaatccaCATagagggtctagatgcactttcacaaagAAGCACCCGTAACCATCATGCAGAACCATCCCTGTTGTCCCCCTGTCAGAGTCATTGTAAGCATCATCAGAGTGACATATGAAACAACCCATCACTGGTGGATGCAAAACTGGAGGGCTCTTGCTATAGGTTCTCTGCTGGTCTTTAACAATTTGGACTAGATCGACCACTGAATCTCGTATCTAGTAAGCGGCTTGTCTTGGACCCAATGTGAACTCGCATACCTTCTTTTGTTGTGATCCATCCACAAGGACCACATTCCACAAATTATTATAGCTGCATCTATACCCCTGCATATACTCTTTTTGAGTAAATCAAAAGCCCATGAGTTTGTGGGTAAATACGGAAGTTTCACACCCCTTATCTCTTTCAAGAAAAATTAGAACTGTTTTGCAAAGGTGTATTGAATAAGAACATGCATAATTGATTCCTCCCCAGCACCACAAAACTCACAATTGGCCAACTACTCAATGTATCTTCGATgcaaaggaggaggaagaaggacaATTGGTATTTCATCATTTTTTGACTTGCTAATAAGTTGCAGTGAGCAGCTACTACATTTCTAAAGACATAAGTTGATAGCAAGTTGACTGTAGCATcttgttgttgttagaaacttTTGTTGATGCTGAGCAACTAACTACTTAGTTAAACtcaaataatttatttgatGACAACCTAAGAAAGTAAGCAACTTATGTGCAAGCTGATAGAAACTATCTACTTAGAGTtttaaactcaattaaatttgATGGCAACTCACTCCTAATGAACTCATGTGGAGAATTAGATAGCAATTCACAACATATAGATGTAGGAACTTGCTAGTCCAATCCAAACAACTTCCAGTGTGTAAACTTATAGATTTTCAATGATCAATTGGTAGAAATTTCAAATGTGATAGCAATTTATGTGGAGACTTCATTAGAAAATTTACATGTATTGTAACTTGCTAATACATAAAAATGTCTCCAAAACATATGTAATGTGGTTCTCATTTTGTATATCACGTTGTAAAGAACACAATTGTATAAATGAACACCCGATGAGATAATTACTGAATGAGTGGAGGATCAAATTGTGTATCCATTCATTACGTAGATGTACATATTTATAGATTATAGGAGCGCCTTAGCGTTGATTACAATAGACGATCCTACAAGTACAAGAGGGAGTGGACTACATTATCGTGGGAGAAGCTAGCTAGCCTAGTCATGGCAGTTGAGGAAGATCCAGTCAAAGGTTGTTGAGGATTGACTGCCAGGAGATATCCAAGCTTGCTAACACCCCCCTCAGTTGCATCGTTGGTCGACATGCAAGCTAGAGCAGAAATCATGGAACAGAACCGATGGTATGCCTTTAGTGAAGATATCGCAAACTGCAAAGACAATGGCACATGAAGAACTTTAACTTCACCAAGTGAAACCTTATCTCGTACAAAATGCAAATCGATCTCAATGTGTTTCACTTGCTGATGCTGGATTGGATTGGATAACATATAGGTTGCACTAACGTTGTCACATAAGACAATAGTAAAACGAGTGGGAGCCAGATGTAGTTCTTGAAGAAGTTGATGCAACCAACAGCTCTCCGCAACTGCATTGGTGACCGCTCTATACTCAGCCTCCACACTTGACCTGGATATCGTCACTTGGCATTTACATGACCAAGAAACAAGATTATCACCAAGAATACACAATACCCTGATGTGGAGCACCTGGTATCTGGGCAACTGGCCTAGTCCGAGTCTGAGCGTGCGACAATATCATGTGATGAAGAGCGGTGAAGCTGCAACTACGGGCCAAAGGAAACAATACATTTAAGGTATCAGATGATTCGTTTCAAGAGATGAAGGTGAGGTTCCCTGGGTGCATGCATGAACAAACACACCTGTTGAACTGCATAACTTATGTCTGGCTTGGTCAGTGTTAAGTACTAGAGAGCACCGACAAGGGACCGATATTATGAGGAGATAGGAGAACCAATCAGGCCGGAAATCTTGTTTTTTGTGTCAATGTGGGTAGCACAAGGATTACATTTGGACATGTTTGCATGGCTGAGACTATCGTGAGTGTATTGTTCTTGAGAGAGGAAAAGCCCTTTGTAATTGCGATGAACTGTAATGCCAAGAAAATGATTTAGGGGACTCAAATCAAACATAGAGAACTAACCACTAAGATGTGAAATGATATGTTGAAGAAATGAAGATGTGTTGACGGTTAGAATAATATCGTTAATGTAAAGAGAAAAACGTTATATAAAACTCGTTGTAAGTAGCTCACCTATTACTCAAGAACAACTTGCTCATATGGTTGATCAATTCGTTGGTGTTGTTATGTATAATAATTCTTAAAGACTAGTGAAAGATATTATCATGAGCTTACTAGTCATGTTAGGGCTATATTTATtgaattgcaaaaaaaatatcaaaagcaACATTTACTGCATAATGCCAGTGCTTCAAATTATAATAGTGATAGCAAAATTCAGCATGAGTTCACACCTTTTAATACATTGGCAAAATTTATACCACCTATGCCTATGCAATAGGGCGCACCGATGCATTAAATTCATAAGTGAACTAATATTGCAATTTCGGTTAACACTACAATGCCAATGTTTGCTACACCAAATGCTGTTAGACCAGAGGTTACACCACTTACTTTTCCATTGCCAAATAGTACGCCCAATGTAGTTAGCTTGGTTCCACATGCAATTAATTGCCATAGTTGAGTAAATGAAAATTTAACAAACATGTTTGTGCCTGTAGCATATAGTGTACCTCCTATATCACCTCAAAGGTCAGAAATTGCTTATGGTCAATTGCTAGACAATTATTTTAATACACCACCACCACATACTCCATATATGTAGCCTATGATGTCACATGCTTATGATACAACACAACCCCGTGCTTTGAGGTCGCAACAATATGGTAATATGTCACCTAATTGGCCCATGGTTGAGATGCTTTTAAGGCCTAAAAATATTACGTAACAAATGATTAGAGATTTGAGATAGCTTTTTGGAGTAGATCATAAGAGTATGGCACATACATATCAAAACCCTAAGATGATCATATTATGGTGCCATAAAAAAAAGTGACTGGTAGGGAGTCAGAAAAGGTAAAGGCTTGCACGGGCGTCTTGATGAGATATGTAGAGGTGCACGATGCTTGGACCCTAAATCGAAGTCATATGAGCATGAAAAGGATCATATGAACGATGTCGTCGATAGACCAAATAGCACGCTCAGTCTTATCGTTTTGTAGCGATGTCTGTGTAGACAAGAAAGACATAAGTTGATCCCCTTAGATAATAGGAATGAATGGAGGGCGCTATTATCAAACTCTCGTTCATTATCACACTGTAAGGACTGAATAGATAGGTGGAATTGGTTAAGCACAAGAGCGTAGAAGTTTTGAATGGTGGTACACGCATTAGATTTGGCGCGTAAAAGAAAGGTCCACAAATAATGAGTGAAGTCATCTAAAATAATAAGATAATATTTGAAGCCAGACACGCTATCAATTGGAGACATTCATAAGTCACAATGTATTATTTGAAATGGAAAATATGTAGTGGAGGTAGAAGCTAAAAAAGATAACCGCACATGTCTTCATATTTGATAGGCATGGCACAAATGTTTACTATTATAATTGTTGGAACTGGAATGCTCAAAATTCAAAGGAAATTATGACAAGGACGGGAGACCAATGTGTCCAAGATGGTAGTGCCAAAGTTCTACCGAATTTGGTAGAGCTGATAGGGCCACCGGAGGAGAGCGCTCTTCGATTGGGAGATGTGGGTAAAGCCCATGTGAACTATTGCACCTCAGAATGACCCACTTGGTGTTGAGATCTTTCACAAAGAAACCATGTCAAATTCAATAGTGTAAGAACTGTTGGCTATGAATTTACGTACATACACgagattttttattaatattggTGTATGTAAAGTGTTGCGAAGGACGAAATTGGTGAATGGGGGAATGAAGATGCGCATGACCAGAGCTAATAGAACCGAATGCACCATTGCCAACAATAATATGTGAAGAATGGGGCAAAGAAGAGCGGGAATAGGTGGTAAATTTACCAGAATTGTTGGTCATATGGGAGCTAGCACTAGTGTCCATATACCACTCACCGGCGTGCGACGGGTGGTCTAGCAAAGTAGCCTAAGATGTCTGTACGAGTCTGTAGGCATCCCAAGATGGTGCTGTGTTTATGTGTTGCACTGATGATAATTGAAGTGCTGGTAGGCTTGATCCAATGCTAGGGTAGGGGGACGGGAGCTGAGGATGCCAATCCAGGGCACCCACCAGTACGATCTAGGCGGGGGACCTCAGAAAGCATAGCGGTTGAAGTAGTAAGGTGATGGGGCTTGCTGTTGGAAGCGACAGTTGTTGGAGTTGTTCTTGCTACCTCGATCACTGCCTCAGCCATGGCAACGGCGCCCATAGTCAAACAACTGGCCAGACTGGTCAATACATGGAGTGGACGAGTCGGTTGAGCTCTAGTTGCCGCTGTTGGCAAGAAGCGCGGAATCAGACACCATAGAAGAGGATCGGGCCTGGTATAGCTCCTCGATGGTGAGGTGATCGTGTGCCTGCTGAAAAGTGGGGAAGGTGGACAGAGCGATCAACATTTGTCTTAGAACTTGAAACTTGGGATTAAGCCCACAAATGAGCTAATGGACAAGTGCTCGACCAGAAACCGGCTAATCGCAATCTGCTAGAGCTGTAGCGTGGGATTGGAGCTTGTGGTAGTAGTATGCAATGGAAATATTGCATTGGCGAAGACTGTAGAGTTCAGCCTTGAGATGAATGGCATGGCTGAGCTTATTCTCGAAGAATATGGAGTGGACACCATATGCTGTTGCGGAACCTAGTCAGGATCCTTATGCCAGGGCTTGGCATTGGTGACATGGGATTGTTAGGGAGTGGAATACGTTATCAATTTAAGTGATTAGATTAGTATAAATATTTACTCAATTCGTTTTCCTACCCCCACCTTGACCCACGATTCAGCCCGAAGCCCCCCAAGTGGAGTATGTAATTTCACCCTACTCAGGCTCCCCTCAGCCTATGTCACGACAAAAATATAACCCACCCGAGGTCACATGCTTCGCTTGGAAGGTGACCTGTAGCGGGTTGGAGTcgccattctctctctctctctctttgatcGGGGAGCTGCCGTTTTCACTAGGCAGATTTGGTGGAAAATTGCTTGGTTTGTTTAGGAAGGAAAAATTGCTTGGTGTATGTGTATCCATGATGTGCTTTGAAAAGATTGTGGAACAAACTGGACTGGGGCCAGGCCCAACTTACGCTGGCTCGGCCCACGACTGCTGGGCATTGGCCTCGACTGACGCCACCGGAACGGCGCAAAGCCGAGCGCCTCCGGCAGTCCGGTTTCCttcccgccgcccgccgccacgCGAAACCCAAACCCTCTCCACCAATGCCAGCGCCGCCCGCAGCTGCCTGGCGCCGgcacgccgcggcggcggcaaccTCCACCACTCCCAgaaccctcctcctcctcctcccgatcCTCCTCCTTTTCGTCCTCTACAGGGCCCCGGATCTCACCTTCTCCGCCACCTCCactgccgccaccgcctcctcccgccatCTCCCCGGCCAGCTTCGCCCCTTCGACTGCTACTCCTCGCCGCAGGCCTCTCCAGTCTTCGCCAGCCTCGTGGAGGGTGTGCCGCACCCCTTCTTCTACTCGCTCGCCGACATGGGCGCCCTCCCCGACCGGCCCCACAAGAACATCGCCCGCCTCCTGAAGGGCAAGCGGTTCCGCAAGCCTGACATCTCCGAGACCATCCAGGAGCTGCTCGGCGGGAAGGTTGGGGGATCATCCAGTGGACTAGTGGTCGACGTGGGGGCCAATGTCGGGATGGCGGCGTTCGCGGCCGCCGTGATGGGGTTCCGGGTGGTGGCGTTCGAGCCCGTGTTCGAGAACCTGCAGCGGATCTGCGATGGCGTGTACCTCAACCGGGTGCAGGACCGGGTTGCGGTCTATCACGCGGCGGCTTCTGATCGAGTTGGGAACATCACTATGCATAAGGTACTGGTTCTGACTCTAGTCAATTGGATACACGTATTAGTTCTTCTGGCCTATTCTGTTGCTTAGTGGAATCTGTTAAGATTGTGATGCTCATCTGCAAATGTCTCAAGTTAGCTATAAAGATTAACTCAGCATTAAAATTTTGGATTACTCATCATCTATCTTTGCATAATTGCTAAATGGAGTCATTTAGAAATGGAAAATGCTACACTTTTTTAGAAATAAATAGGCATTTTTTTCGTACTGACCTCCCAAAATGGCAATTTTGTCATTTAGCTGATGGAACACGCTAACATGAATGGTCAGTATTAGTTGTCTAGTTTCATACCGATATGCTTTAATGTTATTAAAGCAACAAAATGCCCTTTGCATTACAGTATTACTATATTTCTTGGAAATTTATAACCTGTCTATTTTTTTGAACGTTCATGTGGAACCATAATTGAATTGATTGGCACTATCACATATCTGAAAGTATGCATGACATAAGTGCATAAACAaaatatgcatgcacataaggCCTTTCAGTTTGTCGATTGTTCTGATACTTAGCTTCATATTGATCTGGCCTACTGTAGAAAACTCATATTCCTTTCTATATGTCTGGATAATGCTTCTATTTATCTTTACCCGTAACTTATTGTGAGTATTCTGGTAACCTAGGTGATTGGCAGACTCGACAACAGTGCTATATCTGCAACTGGTGCAAAGTTAGCATTTAAGTCTAATGAAGAAATTGCTGTTGAGGTTGCTACAATCCCATTGGATGAAGTCATTCCAGATGCCGAGCGAGTTCTTATGATCAAAGTTGATGTTCAAGGTTGGGAATACCATGTACTGAGAGGTGCATCAAAGTTGCTTTCAAGGAGGAAAGGTGAAGCTCCCTACCTTAtatatgaagaagatgaacgcCTGCTGCAGGCAAGCAATAGTACTGCACAGGAGATAAGGACATTTCTCACTAGTGTTGGTTACAATCACTGTACATCACGTGGCACGGATGCTCACTGTACAAAAGAATAGACAAATAGGTTTCAGACTAGTGCTTTGATGCTCCTAAGCTGAGGGTCGAGTATAAACAGCAAAGAATCAATTAGAATGCCCTGAGCTATAGCAAAAGCAGTTTTCGCCCCTTAGTCAGCCGAGCAGAGTTTTAGAGATATCATGCATCCAGTAGTTGGGTTACCTTTAATTCCATggtttcctttgtttttttctttttaggttAGTTTGTTGATTGCTGGGTCTATTGTCATCATATGTTATAGATGCTTGGTCTGATTGCAGATTTAGCTATGCTAATGCAGCTTCTCTTATTAAATTCCGGTCGCTTCTTTTGATTCAATTTATGTGTGCATTGGACATCTTGAATCTTAATGGACATTTCCAGAAATTagtgcatttttttattttgacctTAAAATGTATGCTAATAACTGAATATCATTGATATACGTTAATCAGTTTTGTTTGCGTTTCGAGAAGCATCTAGGACTTTTTTAAGAAGTTCAATAGCCAAGTTATTCTAACTCAGTTTTTGGCTTACCTTGCATATTCCCTTTCGGCTGTATAGTTTACCCACTGAAAATATTTAACTTGATTGCTTTGAATTAGATTTGACATAACTTTTACTTAAAATGCTAAATCTTGCAAACCGGAATTTTCTTTCTGAGAGGGCAGCATGAATGAATAGTTCAAAAAGAACAAGTTGATATTGCACTTGTCTGATTTATTGTTTCAAAAGTATTTGTAGATAATTTTAGCTAGTAGTATATCTACTGAGGTGAACCAATCTTGATTAATTTTAGAAGTATATAGTGCACCAAATTCCTAACCTAAAATTTAAGTCACATCAACATCTATCCATATTCTATCCTATTTCAGATTGAGAAAATACACTACTTTTCTGTTTGCAATCTCTTCAGAACTTCACCATCTATCTCGATCCAAGGGATGTGTGCAATCTTTTGCCAGTCAACACCATGTTCTTTTATAAGCCTCTCTTTCAGCAGTGGGTGACACAGTACAACTTCAATCTTCCTAAGGGATAGTGGCAGCGGTTCCTCTGGCAGTGTTTCCAACTCAGGGCAGTTCCATGAGACCAACTTATCCAGGGACTCTATGCTGGACACCATGGAAGGAAGTGACCGCAGAGTGTTGCAGCCACTAATAAATAGGCTTTGGAGTGACTTGAGTTGTCGGAGGACGTCGTCGTCATCTGCACTGAAGGAGGTGATCTCCGAGCAATCTTGGATGTCCAGGCTCTCAATGAGCTCAAGCCTTTCTCATAAAGAAGGGCACTTGAATATTGTCATTTGATCAGTGGTAATGCTTCTAAGTGACCCAAAGCTTGCTATAATTTAATTGGGTATTGGCGATGACAAAGTAACCAGGGGGCAGTTGAATATACAAAGAGATGAGACACTGGATCTGGCAGTGGTCACATGTGCAAACTTTACATCATGGTGATATGGCACCCAGTACCCTTTCCTTGCAGTTGTTATCTCTGGAGGCAGCCCTCTGAGCTTATTGCAATCCTTAGTCACAACGTTGCAGAGAGTCCTCATTGTCTGGCCACTCCATAACCACTCATTGAGTTTTGGCATGTCATCAAGCACCAGCTCCAATGACTGAAATGACACATGTTGAGTGCCACTGCTGTATGCTTCTGGACCTATCCGCCTTAGCATTTTCAAACGCTGCAACCAGATTGTTCTGATGGAGGGAACTTGACCAAGTGGTGGAAGCTGCTCCCAAGCATTGCAGCCACTTAGGAAGATAAGCTCAAGATTCTTAGCCATTTGCTCTCAAGCCAACTAGGGGATTGGTCTCCCATCCAACCTAAGATGTCTAGTCTCTTCAGATTTTGATGCGGTTGGAGAGCTTCTAGTACATCCTCTTCCCTATTTGCGTTAACCTTATCTCGATCAGATGCCCACATTAGCTGCAGCATAGATACTTGGCCTTTCTTATGCAGCATGGCTTCCTTTACCTCATCAGGACTACAAACATTCTCAAGATTTCTGATCTGGAGGGATCCTTGGAGCTCTTGTAGATGCCCAAGCTGAACAATGCTGTGTGTTTCCTCGCTGGTAACCTTGAAAATCTGCAATCTCTGAAGGCATTTTAGCTTGCCAATGTCTGTTATAGCGGAAACAATCTGATTAACAGCTGTGAGATGTCTTAGATTGACCAAATTGTTCATTCTGGAAGGAAAATTTTCAAGCCTGCAACCTGATAAATTCAGAACTTGCAGGTGGTAGAGTTTGCACAAGGTTCCTGGTAGTGTGTTGATTGTAGTTGATGCGACATTTAGGTACCGGAGATGCACACAATGCCATATGCTGTCAGGAAGTCTGTCCATCTTGCATGGTGATAAATCCAACACACGAAAGGTTTGTATGTTATCGAGAACTACTTGAGGGATGGAAACTTTGATCGGAGTCACTGTTCTGCTAGTGAGGAAAATGAGAGTCATAAGATTCTTGTATGGGATTGTCTGATCAAGCACCGAAAGGTTATCTAGATGGACTGACAGGTGGCGTACTGAGGATGGGATCCTTGTCCATTCATCACCTCCTTTTTTGAAGTATTCTTCGGCTGCAACTGATTTGGCAAGTTCATAATTACAGGAGGCATCAGATAATAGCTGACAAATTCTTTCTTCTGAATGGTGAAGAATGACTGAATGCATAGATCATGTACGTATTCCTTCCTAATGTCCTCCATTCTCCTGCAACCATCTGGGCGTACAAACCGGTGTGCTATCCACTGGAGGATCAGTTAATAGAGTGGTTACTGACTGTTGGGCTTCGGAGTCCCATCCGATGATTTTCCCTTGGGCGACCTCTACTCATGATGTAGCGATTGTCGCTCTTGATGTTCCTTGGTAGGCTGAGTGCTTCACTAAGTCCACTTGCAACCTGCTCAAGGCACTACTCCAACAGATTTACTAGCTTGTTCTTGACCTTGGTTGATCTATCCGAACATGGCTCCAGGCTAGAAACTGGGTCACCTTGGATGTGAAACCGGGAAGGCATGAAGGTTCTGATTGGGCTACTGCTGCTCTCGTTTGCCCTGGATTCTTCTATTTCTTGATGGAGACGGTTGTACTCAAGCTTGTCTAGGAGATCCTCCGCATCATACATGACATCTCGGAGCTCCCTCtgttgcatgattttaatcgtGAGCAGTTAGTGTTTTTTAGTTTCTATTTTGCATGTCGCATGTCGCATGCAGTTAGTGGTTATGCATTACTATTTGCATGCAGTTAGTGTTTCCGTTTCTGCATGCAAGAGTTTTTAGAGTTTTTAATCAGCCGTTTCTTCAGCTAATGTCAAACAGGTTCTTCCTGGCTATTAGAGAGTTGTTTGACTtataaataaagaagaaaattacaaaagctgCAAGCAGATTGTTATGCTCGTGTTTGAGTGTTATCAGCTCAGGATTTTTAATATTTGGTATTAGAGTCTGTGTCGATCCAAGTGTAGCTACATCGTCATGGGCTCTTGGAGGCACGCAGTCGAGGACTCCTCTGTGCCGAGGCCACTGTAGCTCACCGACACGTCTGCACCAGCCGTGTCATCGTGATGACGGTGGCCGCGAGGTGGTCATGTATCGTGTCGTCAAGGAGGTATTAGGCTTAGTGGTCTACCCCATACTCACACGGATGAACTACACCGAGTGGGTGCTCATGATACGCGTAAATCTGCAGGTGCAAAGTCTTTGGGAGGCAATTGAACTTAGTGGCGGTGACTACTGTGACGATAGGCTGGTGTTGTCTGCCATTCTCCGCGTCATGCTATTAGAGTTGTTGTCCACTCTCACCATCAAGGACGCTTGggatgtgatcaagatgatgcaCGTCGGCGTTGAGCGTGTGAGAGAAGCGAACGCACAAAACCTGTGACACGAGCTCGGTGAGATCGGGTTCAAAGATGGTGACTTTGTTGATGACTTCACCATGAGGATCATGAGCCTTGCCAATAACCTCCGAGTTCTTGGAGATGAAGTCACTGATGTTGAGGTGGTACGAAAGTTTCAGCAAGTCGTTTCAGAACGTCTCCATCAGGTCGCCATCTCCATCGACACCCTTCTTGATCTGAGCATACTAGGTGATCGGTCGCTTGCGCGCTATGGAGCAGAGGTATAAGGTCGGCTCTTCGGGCGGCAATGGCGGTCATAATCTACTCATTAAGGAGTGGGTAGCTCGCATGAAGAAGCATGTTGGCGAGGGAGGATCCAGTAGCAGCGGCAATGGCGACTCCCATTGTTGTCATGGTAAGAATCGTGGACGCGACCGTGGTAACGGTTCGTGCAATGGCAACGCCAACACGTTCGGCCCAGGAGGTGACCGGGACTAATGTTGTAACTTTAGCAAATTTAGCTATTAGGCCAAGGATTGCCGCAGCAAGCCAAAGCAGGCTAAGGCCTACCAAACACAGAGTAGGGACAATATGtaaacaataaaatattatgTAGACCATTCGGTTGCGTGGAACGGAAGGATGTACTTACAGGGTGTTCTATTGGTGCAAGAGGAGGAttctgttgttgaggtgtattcacgcAGTGGTAAAACCTTAGCGAGTATGCACGTGCTAAAAGGgacattgtaaaggctttgaagTGGTCAACTCGGTGTACtccttggaagtgtgtaagatACTGACATATACCGGTAACAGAGTATAATCATGACATGTTGGTAAAGATACGAcatctgtagagtgtaaaactagttaATCAGTCGTACTTACGGTTATAAGGTTATGAGTGGTAAGAAAAACCTCATATAATTAGAACTTGATTGTACGATTGGTTTGGTTAATCATAGTGGtgagaactatgattgaggtgtgttcaaccttggtggtgggaacttcggttgaggtgttggaaggTTAGTTAAGTCAAAATAGTTggaattttgatgtgattggTTATTTATGGATATATActtaattatttactattttttaaatgttttacttaaatgttgttttatgcaaaagagctatATTGTTATATCATTGTCAAGCCTTcgtatttatattatttttctcacaacTTACTGAATACGATATATGTTTACTCTTGTTAtcatcaaacactcagttggagaaagAATTGAAGAGTTTATTAGAGATGGACCGTTCGAAGATACATTCTACGTTGATCATGTTTCTGTTGAGATATCGTGAAAGATTAGAGAATACGTAGCTACGTTATAGAATTTTATAAGGATATCGACCCTGTAAGGGTACTTTTTTAAGACGTTTAATGACGATTAAGagtgatattataataatatttattaatgaaATTGCTATATGTTTATAAGTTTAGCATGTAGATAAGATTGATTAGTTACCGTAACCGATCTCTACACCTCTGCTATACGAATAAAGCGAACCATGCCCTATATGAGTATCAAGCCACGATGACAGGAAAGATGGAAAAACCGAACCATGTTTTATGTTTTGACCACACCGAATAAAGAAATACTTTATAAATATAATGGGACGGGAGAAAAGAAGGAAGTGCTTCTCCCTATGATACGAATGGTTTTTTTAACTGTGGGCCGCATTTACGTTTACTGGAGTAACGGAACTTTGTTTCTAATACCATTCCAATCAATTTCTATCAGGGTCTGAATCTCTTCAAAAcatattttcattttctttagcgttttaatattttttttacggTTCTGTTAcgaatgaatttttaaaattattattttatgataaattttttttacgaattttattttaaaaaattattaaaaataagagaaaataaaatgagaaATCATAGAAGGAACGAAAGTAAAGGAATACGGTGAGATGGTGTAAGCACCGGCACTCCAATAACTCCGTTGTAGGTGCTCCATACAATTGATAAACCCAAACCTGCACCTAGCtactacaacaaaagaaggctTGGTGCCTGGCGGGAGCTCATCATCCCCTGGGGAATCGGCCTGAGCGCCGGAGGAAATGGAGCAGCTGGTGGGAgttcaccaccaccaccaccaccacagctACCACCAGCACTCTCTCTCCCCGAGAACCCCGAGGACACCCACCCGCCCGCACCCGCTCCTCTCGTCCAACCGGTTCCGGGATCACCAGATTCACCCCTCTCCCAGGATCCTCCGCGTCACCccgcccttcttcctcctcctcctcgccgccgtctaCCTCCTCGCCTCCGTTACCATCCTCTCCTCACCGACTCCTCTTCTCCGCTCTTACCGGAAGGGACCCAAGGCCCTCCTCGTCCAGATGCCCGCGCCGCCGGCCTCCAACGCTTCGTCCTCGTCGCCGCCCGCCCcggagctcttcgagctcgacAACGGgaggctccggctccggctcacCAATGTCGGCGCCGCCGTCACCTCGCTCCTGGCTCCA of Phragmites australis chromosome 3, lpPhrAust1.1, whole genome shotgun sequence contains these proteins:
- the LOC133912793 gene encoding uncharacterized protein LOC133912793 encodes the protein MPAPPAAAWRRHAAAAATSTTPRTLLLLLPILLLFVLYRAPDLTFSATSTAATASSRHLPGQLRPFDCYSSPQASPVFASLVEGVPHPFFYSLADMGALPDRPHKNIARLLKGKRFRKPDISETIQELLGGKVGGSSSGLVVDVGANVGMAAFAAAVMGFRVVAFEPVFENLQRICDGVYLNRVQDRVAVYHAAASDRVGNITMHKVIGRLDNSAISATGAKLAFKSNEEIAVEVATIPLDEVIPDAERVLMIKVDVQGWEYHVLRGASKLLSRRKGEAPYLIYEEDERLLQASNSTAQEIRTFLTSVGYNHCTSRGTDAHCTKE